TAACTGTCAAAAAACATTTGCGTGCTCAAGAAATCGCCTTGCAAAACCATTTACCTTGTATTTACTTGGTCGATAGCGGTGGCGCATTCTTGCCTTTGCAGGCCGAGGTTTTCCCCGATCGCGAACATTTTGGGCGAATTTTCTACAATCAAGCCCAAATGTCGGCTTTGGGCATTCCGCAAATCGCCGTGGTGATGGGCAGTTGTACCGCTGGTGGAGCCTATGTGCCCGCCATGAGCGACGAAGTGGTGATTGTGCGTGAACAAGGCACGATCTTTTTGGGTGGCCCGCCTTTGGTCAAAGCCGCCACTGGCGAGATTGTGAGCGCCGAGGATTTAGGCGGCGCTGATGTGCACACCCGCTTATCTGGTGTCGCCGACCATTTTGCCGATAACGATGAGCATGCGTTGGCAATCACGCGCTCGATTGTAGCCAATTTGCAGCGGCGCAAAGCCAACCCATGGCCGTTGCGCACGCCCGAAGCGCCACGCTACGATCCTCAAGAATTGTATGGCATTATTCCCGCCGATACGCGCAAGCAATTCGATGTACGCGAAATTATCGCCCGCATCGTCGATGGCTCACGGTTGGATGAATTCAAGGCCCGCTATGGCACAACCTTGGTGACGGGCTTTTCCCACATTTATGGCCATCCAGTGGGCATTTTGGCCAACAACGGCATTTTATTTTCCGAGAGTGCCCTCAAGGCGGCGCACTTTATTGAGCTTTGTAACGAACGCGCCATTCCACTGCTATTTTTGCAAAATATTACGGGCTTTATGGTTGGCCGCGAATACGAGCAACGCGGAATTGCCAAAGACGGAGCCAAAATGGTGATGGCGGTTTCCAATGCGCGTGTGCCAAAATTTACTGTGGTGATTGGCGGCTCGTTTGGCGCTGGCAATTACGGTATGTGTGGTCGAGCCTATAGCCCGCGCCAACTCTGGATGTGGCCTAACAGCCGAATCTCGGTGATGGGCGGTTCGCAAGCGGCCAATGTGCTGCTGACCGTGCGCCGCGATGGTCTGCAAGCCAAAGGCCAAGACATGAATTTGGCCGAGCAACAAGCCTTTATGCAGCCAATTCTCGATAAATACGAGGCTGAGGGCAACCCCTATTATTCCAGTGCTCGCCTGTGGGATGATGGGATTCTTGATCCGCTTGATACACGCATGGCCTTGGCACTGGGTTTATCGGCAGCCGCCAACGCGCCATTAGCTGATGTTAAATATGGTGTGTTTCGCATGTAATGCGCCGAGCTGCCCCCTTGATTCATGGATCGAGGGGGCAATTTGATCCACGAAGGACACGAAGCGCACGAAGGGTTGAAACCACGAAGATTTATTTTAGCCACGAATTCCACGAATTACACCAATAATCGTTATTTTAGCCACAGATTGGCACAGATTGCGCAGATTATGTTCCTGATAGCCAATAGCCGCATGATCTCTGCACCGCTGCGTTAAACAATTAATCCACGAAGAACATGAAGCGCACGAAGGGTTGAAACCACGAAGAACGCGAAGATCGCGAAGAATTATTTTTTAGCCACGAATTGCCCCAATAATATTCCGATAGCCCTCAGCCCATCGCCCCATCGTTCATACCGATTTTGCCTTCTGCTTTCTGATTCCCCTTATGTTCTATGTTCTATGCTCTATGCTCTTTTACGGTACACTAAGCAGCAATTAAATGAAGGAATAAAACCAATGCAGATAGAAATTCTCTACCGTGACGAGCAAATCGTGGTGATCAATAAACCAACGGGGGTGGCGACCCACGCGCCCCAAGGCGATTTAGCATTAACCGATGTTGAACGGGCCTTGCGTGCCCAATTGCAACTTGAATATTTGGCGATTCATCAGCGACTTGATCGCGATACCTCGGGCGTGATGCTGTTTGCGCTTGACCCCGCCGCCAATGCCAATTTAGCCACGGCCTTTGCTGAACATACGATTGAAAAAACCTACCAAGCCTTGGTGTATGGCATGCCCAGCCAAAGCCAAGGGGTCATCGATGCTGCACTTGCGCCTGCTGGCGATGGCATGATTCAGGTTGCTCCAGCCCATGATCGGCGTGCTCAATCGGCAATTACGCATTATCAGGTCTTGGCCAGCAGCCCTGATCAGCGATTTAGCTTGTTGGAATTACAGCCGAAAACTGGCCGAACCCACCAATTGCGGGTGCATTGCGAATTTTTGGGCCATCCAATTGTTGGCGATCCTCTGTATGATGTGGCACGAGCTGCGCCACGACTGATGCTGCATGCCAGTGAATTGCGCTTCACCCACCCGCTTACCCAACAGCCATTGCATATTCAAGCGCCAACTCCGGCCTTATTCACGCGGGTAGCGCAAGGCCTGCCCGAATTACAACAAAGCACCGAGCTAGCTGCGCTGAATGGCTTAATTGAGTTGGCGGCTGAGCGTCGCGCAGTGCTGGCAGCCGATCCTGCTACGACGATGTTTCGGGTGTTTCATGGCCCAAGCGATGGCCTGACCCATCCTTGGCTCCAGCATTGGACGGTCGATAAACTTGATCAGGTATTAATTGCCTCATGCTATGACGAACATGTGCGCCAAGTGCCAGCTAGCTTAATCAACGCGTTGGTTGCGCGATGGCAACCACAAGCAATGTATGCCAAATATCGCCCGCGCGCTGCTGCCAAAGTTGACGAGGCCGCGATGGCTGAGTTGGCTCCCGCTAGGCCAGTTTGGGGTGAGCCAGTCGAGCAAGTGATGGTGCAAGAAGCTGGGTTGAGCTATGAATTACGGCCTAACG
The DNA window shown above is from Chloroflexota bacterium and carries:
- a CDS encoding methylcrotonoyl-CoA carboxylase; this encodes MSIIQSTLDIHSPEFRQNVDFHRQLAAELRQQTQQIAQGGSVEARARHERRGKLLVRDRIERLLDPGSAWLEIGTLAAWQVYEDDVPAAGVITGIGRVSGVEVLIVANDATVKGGTYYPLTVKKHLRAQEIALQNHLPCIYLVDSGGAFLPLQAEVFPDREHFGRIFYNQAQMSALGIPQIAVVMGSCTAGGAYVPAMSDEVVIVREQGTIFLGGPPLVKAATGEIVSAEDLGGADVHTRLSGVADHFADNDEHALAITRSIVANLQRRKANPWPLRTPEAPRYDPQELYGIIPADTRKQFDVREIIARIVDGSRLDEFKARYGTTLVTGFSHIYGHPVGILANNGILFSESALKAAHFIELCNERAIPLLFLQNITGFMVGREYEQRGIAKDGAKMVMAVSNARVPKFTVVIGGSFGAGNYGMCGRAYSPRQLWMWPNSRISVMGGSQAANVLLTVRRDGLQAKGQDMNLAEQQAFMQPILDKYEAEGNPYYSSARLWDDGILDPLDTRMALALGLSAAANAPLADVKYGVFRM
- a CDS encoding RluA family pseudouridine synthase translates to MQIEILYRDEQIVVINKPTGVATHAPQGDLALTDVERALRAQLQLEYLAIHQRLDRDTSGVMLFALDPAANANLATAFAEHTIEKTYQALVYGMPSQSQGVIDAALAPAGDGMIQVAPAHDRRAQSAITHYQVLASSPDQRFSLLELQPKTGRTHQLRVHCEFLGHPIVGDPLYDVARAAPRLMLHASELRFTHPLTQQPLHIQAPTPALFTRVAQGLPELQQSTELAALNGLIELAAERRAVLAADPATTMFRVFHGPSDGLTHPWLQHWTVDKLDQVLIASCYDEHVRQVPASLINALVARWQPQAMYAKYRPRAAAKVDEAAMAELAPARPVWGEPVEQVMVQEAGLSYELRPNDGLSIGLYADMRETRQRVRNLLAKRQLRVLNTFAYTCGFGVAAFADAPEAIVTNLDLSRRSLDWGKINYGLNQLAVEDRQFVFGDVFDWLSRWVRQGRQFDVVILDPPSFARNRGKRWRAEEDYADLVALAVQLLPADGHLIACCNHVGLSRRQFRGQVERGMQQGRWHGIIEANYPASPLDYPAAYGESHLKIILATGQTND